The bacterium genome includes a region encoding these proteins:
- a CDS encoding glycosyltransferase family 4 protein, whose protein sequence is MPLRGHHATIALVHFTSPPIIGGVEAVLGRHARLLAERGVDVRVITGRGGPLGGRVRVRRVPLLDSRHPRVLAVTQQLAEGRVTPAFAALSAQVQEGLERALAGTSVCVVHNALTLHKNLALTAALHRIAARRPPIRFVAWCHDLAWTNPQYREDLHPGQPWRLLTTPLAGATYVTVSRDRQRALSAALRLSGSQIEIIPNGIDPAAFLRLSPAGRWLAETLRLWDQQVVLLLPVRITRRKQIEYALRVTEELVRRELSVRLLITGPLGAHNPRNRDYLDELRALRAGLGLEEQVVFCGDVPGPGGASITLTDRVVTDLYALADALLLPSREEGFGLPLLETGLARVPAFVTDIPPFREIGGDAVQTFGLDDSPTVCAQRIIHGLMDDRGYRLRRRVLGTYTWDVIMRDRIVPLLTQLTAAAKPT, encoded by the coding sequence ATGCCACTTCGCGGCCACCACGCGACGATCGCGCTCGTGCATTTCACCAGCCCCCCGATCATCGGCGGCGTGGAGGCGGTGCTGGGCCGGCACGCCCGGCTGCTCGCCGAGCGCGGCGTCGACGTCCGCGTCATCACGGGCCGCGGGGGTCCGCTCGGAGGCCGGGTGCGGGTCCGGCGGGTGCCGCTGCTCGACTCCCGGCATCCGCGCGTCCTGGCCGTGACGCAGCAGCTCGCCGAGGGGCGGGTCACCCCGGCCTTCGCGGCCCTCTCGGCGCAGGTCCAGGAGGGGCTCGAGCGCGCGCTCGCCGGGACGTCCGTCTGCGTCGTCCACAACGCGCTCACGCTGCACAAGAACCTCGCGCTCACCGCGGCGCTCCACCGGATCGCGGCGCGGCGGCCGCCGATCCGATTTGTGGCGTGGTGCCACGATCTCGCCTGGACCAACCCGCAGTATCGCGAGGACCTGCATCCCGGCCAGCCGTGGCGTCTGCTCACGACGCCGCTCGCCGGCGCGACGTACGTCACGGTGTCGCGCGACCGCCAGCGCGCCTTGAGCGCGGCGCTGCGCCTCAGCGGGTCGCAGATCGAGATCATCCCAAACGGCATCGATCCCGCGGCGTTCCTCCGCCTCAGTCCCGCGGGCCGCTGGCTCGCGGAGACGCTGCGTCTCTGGGACCAGCAGGTCGTCCTGCTCCTGCCGGTCCGGATCACCCGGCGCAAGCAGATCGAGTACGCGCTGCGCGTGACCGAAGAACTGGTCCGCCGCGAGCTGTCGGTGCGGCTCTTGATCACCGGCCCGCTCGGCGCGCACAACCCGCGCAATCGCGACTACCTCGACGAGCTGCGCGCGCTGCGGGCCGGGCTCGGTCTGGAGGAACAGGTGGTCTTCTGCGGGGACGTCCCCGGTCCGGGAGGCGCGTCGATCACCCTGACGGACCGCGTGGTCACCGACCTGTACGCGCTGGCGGACGCGCTCCTGCTGCCGAGCCGCGAGGAAGGGTTCGGGCTGCCGCTGCTGGAGACCGGCCTCGCGCGCGTGCCGGCGTTCGTCACCGACATCCCGCCGTTCCGCGAAATCGGCGGCGACGCGGTGCAGACATTCGGCCTCGACGACTCCCCGACGGTCTGCGCGCAGCGCATCATCCACGGGCTGATGGACGACCGCGGTTACCGCCTGCGCCGGCGCGTGCTCGGCACCTACACGTGGGACGTCATCATGCGGGACCGGATCGTGCCTCTGCTGACCCAGCTCACCGCGGCGGCCAAGCCGACGTGA